A portion of the Edaphobacter lichenicola genome contains these proteins:
- a CDS encoding GNAT family N-acetyltransferase has product MTAYKVRQAHASDHKAIAEMCALLWPDTSLEEHQQEVDLLIKSGMSGTLPGAILTSHEDGGTLTGFLQVGLRSHADGCNPTQPVGFVEGWFVYEHLRGNGIGKALMHAAEAWARHHGCIEMASDTWIDHVVSQKAHRALGFEVVDRCIHFRKAL; this is encoded by the coding sequence ATGACTGCCTATAAAGTTCGCCAGGCGCACGCCTCCGATCACAAAGCGATCGCGGAGATGTGCGCCCTGCTATGGCCCGATACATCGCTCGAAGAACACCAACAAGAAGTTGACCTGCTAATAAAGTCGGGCATGAGCGGAACTCTGCCGGGCGCAATTTTGACATCGCACGAAGATGGCGGAACCCTCACCGGCTTTCTCCAGGTAGGCCTGCGCTCCCACGCCGACGGATGCAACCCCACCCAACCCGTAGGCTTCGTAGAAGGCTGGTTCGTCTACGAACACCTTCGAGGCAACGGCATCGGTAAAGCTCTCATGCACGCTGCCGAAGCCTGGGCGCGCCATCACGGCTGCATCGAGATGGCCTCCGACACATGGATCGATCATGTCGTCTCGCAGAAGGCCCACCGCGCCTTAGGCTTCGAGGTCGTCGATCGCTGCATCCACTTCCGCAAAGCTCTTTAG
- a CDS encoding isocitrate lyase/PEP mutase family protein, giving the protein MPVDLKTKRANFRELHKAGCFVLPNPWDVGSVRRLERMGFNALATTSAGYAWAMGRDDGELSRDEVLDHLRMICGATDLPVNADFEAGFADSAEGVGANVALAVETGVAGLSVEDRVGKELYELGRASERIRAARAAIDRSGEDVMLIARSEGFLIGRTELSATIDRLVAYAEAGADCLYAPGIVDGAAIEAVVSAVAPKPVNVLLFPGMRVADLEKAGVRRVSVGSALAAAAWGGFDRAAKQLVEEGTVPPRG; this is encoded by the coding sequence ATGCCTGTCGATTTGAAGACAAAGCGAGCTAACTTTCGTGAGCTGCATAAGGCGGGGTGTTTTGTGCTGCCGAATCCGTGGGATGTAGGCAGCGTGCGGCGGCTTGAGCGGATGGGATTCAACGCGCTCGCAACGACGAGTGCGGGGTACGCGTGGGCGATGGGTCGTGATGACGGAGAGTTGTCGCGTGATGAGGTGCTGGATCACCTGCGGATGATCTGCGGTGCGACGGATCTTCCTGTGAATGCAGATTTTGAGGCGGGCTTTGCAGATTCTGCGGAGGGGGTAGGTGCGAATGTTGCGCTTGCAGTGGAGACGGGAGTTGCGGGGCTGTCTGTCGAAGATCGTGTGGGGAAAGAGCTGTATGAATTGGGGCGTGCTAGCGAGCGCATTCGAGCGGCGCGTGCGGCGATCGATCGGTCCGGCGAGGATGTGATGCTTATCGCTCGCTCGGAGGGCTTCCTGATTGGACGAACGGAGTTGTCCGCGACAATTGATCGTTTGGTTGCGTATGCGGAGGCCGGTGCTGATTGCTTGTATGCGCCGGGGATTGTTGACGGGGCGGCGATAGAGGCTGTTGTGTCTGCTGTCGCACCGAAGCCGGTGAATGTTTTGCTCTTTCCGGGGATGCGTGTTGCGGATCTGGAGAAGGCAGGAGTGAGACGGGTGAGCGTCGGAAGTGCGCTTGCCGCTGCAGCGTGGGGTGGGTTTGATCGCGCTGCGAAACAACTTGTTGAAGAGGGAACTGTGCCGCCGCGCGGCTGA
- the ndk gene encoding nucleoside-diphosphate kinase, translated as MSQRTFSIIKPDAVRKGYSAAILAEIEKAGFKIVSIKRLSISKAQAEGFYHVHAARPFFGELTEFMSSGPIFPMVLEKDNAIADLRKLMGATNPAQAEEGTIRKKFASSIGENAIHGSDAEDTAAFEIGYFFAGYELQ; from the coding sequence TTGTCACAACGCACATTCAGCATCATCAAGCCGGACGCCGTCCGTAAGGGCTACTCCGCAGCTATCCTGGCCGAGATTGAAAAGGCAGGGTTTAAGATTGTTTCCATCAAGCGGCTTTCGATCTCCAAGGCTCAGGCCGAGGGGTTCTACCATGTTCACGCGGCGCGGCCGTTCTTCGGCGAACTGACGGAGTTTATGTCGAGCGGACCCATCTTTCCGATGGTGCTCGAAAAGGACAATGCGATTGCCGATCTGCGTAAGCTGATGGGCGCGACCAACCCGGCACAGGCTGAAGAGGGTACGATTCGCAAGAAGTTCGCTTCGTCGATCGGCGAGAATGCGATTCATGGTTCGGACGCCGAGGATACGGCGGCGTTCGAGATTGGATACTTCTTCGCGGGGTACGAGCTTCAGTAG
- a CDS encoding cobaltochelatase subunit CobN, with product MRTLSEMRRQRVVRADGRPVNIVQRRAHLSYCFTGCCCGRTERGYAQVPVDTYKEEWTRRRMRNTVHLTKAGCLGPCVLSNVASLVFDGRSVWFHSVNSPWQVKQIFAYIDAMLEADRFLQPPEELLEYVFNFYDWDARPADLVSLPVATTPQKVQGIALLSHADTDLVTLRTALADLSADIDVIPYSLSGLRSEEQMIALMQGALSRARIIVLRLHGPLHSVPGFSLLRAMCVEQNRFLVVTSGTGELNPEFLRAGTVDPDVVASVTTYMERGGVTNVAECLKFLSDRLLLTGHGYDQPVTPAEHGIYMQDLEHATYDDWLLRANAARPTAAVLFYRAHLLSGNTVFVDALADALESRGLNALCVFTSSMKAMDEGFPAALRLIEGRVNVVVTTLSFALGEINTGDVTLAGDNVSILERLGVPVIQAVSSGMSRGNWEVSRRGLNALDTAINVALPEFDGRIVTVPISFKERSNTQSGDLYVPHQERADRVAGIAFRLARLQTLANRYKRVAFVLTNSSTKAAQVGNAVGLDAPASLLNLLRAMKGRRYSIGELPESSDDLIHELLSRGTYDDAYPLDAARAHRYSRAVYRERFERFPDVPQKRMKEMWGQPAEHGYTLRSSSPKIDKKLMNEVATKIASMDFEPWSAPDDYLFAAMHLENVLIAIQPPRGYGLNPDAIYHTPDLPPTHHYTAFYQWLATPVEAGGWGADAIVHVGKHGTLEWLPGKSVGLSGDCFPDLLLEDMPLIYPFIINDPGEGSQSKRRGHAVIVDHLTPPMTSAETYGPLAALNQLVNEYYAVEKLDPSKLPFIQQQIWELIQDANLKTDLDLRNMLSRDHGDHKHEWEDELTPEGVPVTLAEMSGSEVAHLIEDIDGYLCELGMAQIRDGLHVLGSMPPLPEMLRSMTRLVNVGSPSLLDGIARNVGFDYRELLDAPGKKFDDAITIDGTACYTHADVLEVLDRVALELYSQLEESGFRVDRVEESQRTIVGSVSNEVTEALTFACHQLVPNLERASEEVEHVLDALEGRYVPAGPAGAPTRGMAHILPTGRNFYAVDPRALPSEAAWRVGQQLAREAIERYRSEENEYPETVGLSAWGTSQMRTHGDDVSEVLALLGVQPVWNKQSRRPEGMTLIPLEKLGRPRIDVTLRISGFFRDAFPHLIDMIDDAFSLVVNQDEPLEMNFPRKHYLRDVDKNKDQGVEEAEASARYRIFGAKPGTYGAGIQALMETQHWKSDRDIAQVFLEWGGYAYGKEANGVDARGVFAERLKSVQVALHNQDNREHDIFDSDDYFQFHGGMVATIRALTGVQPKAYFGDSSRPDAVRVRDLREEALRVYRSRVINPKWIESIKRHGYKGGLELTATVDYIFGFDATAHIAPDFVYEGLAQHYALDTDMQDFLKQSNPWALNAIAERLLEANERGLWEEPKPEILEGLRGVLLDSESLLEARGESRRTTA from the coding sequence GTGCGGACATTGAGTGAGATGCGTCGGCAACGGGTCGTGCGTGCGGACGGCCGTCCGGTGAACATTGTGCAGCGACGCGCACACCTCTCCTATTGTTTTACAGGTTGCTGTTGCGGTAGGACGGAGCGTGGTTACGCTCAAGTTCCAGTCGATACCTACAAAGAAGAGTGGACGCGTCGCAGGATGCGCAATACCGTCCATCTGACGAAGGCCGGATGCCTTGGCCCGTGTGTCTTGTCGAACGTTGCCAGCCTTGTCTTTGATGGTCGGTCGGTGTGGTTTCACTCGGTCAATAGCCCGTGGCAGGTGAAACAGATCTTTGCTTACATCGATGCGATGCTGGAGGCGGATCGCTTCCTGCAGCCGCCTGAAGAGCTTCTTGAATATGTCTTCAACTTCTACGATTGGGATGCGCGGCCTGCTGATCTTGTTTCTCTTCCTGTTGCGACGACTCCGCAGAAGGTCCAGGGCATCGCGCTTTTGTCCCACGCTGACACCGATCTGGTGACACTGCGTACGGCGCTTGCAGATCTATCCGCAGATATCGATGTGATCCCCTACTCGTTGAGTGGGCTGCGCAGCGAGGAGCAAATGATCGCGCTGATGCAGGGAGCGTTGTCACGTGCACGAATCATTGTTCTGCGGTTGCATGGTCCATTGCATTCGGTTCCAGGTTTTTCACTCCTGCGAGCAATGTGTGTCGAGCAGAACAGATTTTTGGTGGTAACGAGTGGTACCGGCGAATTAAATCCTGAGTTTCTTCGTGCGGGTACCGTTGATCCCGACGTCGTGGCTTCCGTGACGACTTATATGGAGCGCGGCGGGGTGACCAACGTTGCGGAGTGTCTGAAGTTTTTGTCCGATCGATTGCTGCTGACTGGACATGGCTATGATCAGCCAGTGACTCCCGCCGAGCACGGTATCTACATGCAGGATCTCGAACACGCGACGTATGACGATTGGTTGTTGCGTGCGAATGCAGCGAGGCCAACTGCCGCAGTTCTTTTCTATCGCGCACATCTTCTTAGTGGGAATACGGTATTTGTTGATGCGCTTGCGGACGCGCTGGAATCTCGCGGCTTGAATGCGTTGTGTGTCTTCACCTCCAGCATGAAGGCAATGGATGAAGGCTTCCCGGCAGCTCTGCGGTTGATTGAAGGACGTGTCAACGTTGTTGTTACGACGTTGTCGTTTGCGCTTGGTGAGATTAACACGGGCGACGTGACATTGGCTGGCGATAACGTTTCGATTCTTGAGCGGTTGGGCGTTCCTGTGATTCAGGCGGTGTCGAGTGGCATGTCGCGGGGCAATTGGGAGGTCTCGCGTCGAGGCTTGAATGCGTTGGATACAGCGATCAATGTGGCGCTTCCGGAGTTCGACGGTCGCATTGTTACCGTGCCAATTTCGTTCAAGGAGCGAAGCAATACTCAGTCGGGCGATCTCTATGTTCCGCATCAGGAGCGCGCGGATCGTGTTGCCGGAATTGCGTTCCGGCTTGCGAGATTGCAGACTCTGGCGAACCGCTATAAACGCGTTGCATTCGTTTTGACGAACTCGTCGACGAAGGCCGCCCAAGTTGGTAATGCGGTAGGGCTTGATGCACCGGCAAGTCTGCTGAATCTGCTTCGTGCAATGAAGGGACGACGGTATTCCATTGGAGAACTGCCAGAGTCTAGTGATGATTTAATTCACGAGTTGCTCTCCCGCGGTACCTACGATGATGCCTATCCTCTCGATGCTGCTCGTGCTCATCGTTACTCGCGTGCGGTATATCGAGAACGATTTGAGCGTTTTCCAGACGTGCCGCAGAAGCGGATGAAAGAGATGTGGGGGCAGCCTGCCGAACATGGGTACACACTCCGATCGTCTTCACCCAAGATCGATAAAAAGTTGATGAACGAAGTGGCGACGAAGATTGCCTCAATGGACTTTGAACCATGGAGCGCGCCGGATGATTATTTATTTGCGGCGATGCATTTGGAAAATGTGTTGATTGCGATTCAGCCGCCGCGTGGATATGGGTTGAATCCGGACGCGATTTATCACACGCCTGACTTGCCACCGACACATCATTACACTGCGTTTTATCAGTGGTTAGCGACGCCGGTTGAAGCGGGCGGTTGGGGTGCGGACGCGATTGTGCATGTCGGAAAGCACGGAACGCTGGAATGGCTTCCTGGAAAATCCGTGGGGCTTTCGGGAGATTGTTTTCCGGATCTTTTGTTGGAAGATATGCCGCTGATTTACCCGTTCATCATCAATGATCCGGGAGAAGGAAGTCAGTCGAAGCGCAGAGGACACGCAGTCATCGTGGATCATCTGACGCCGCCGATGACGAGTGCCGAGACGTATGGTCCGCTTGCGGCATTGAATCAACTGGTCAACGAATACTATGCGGTTGAGAAACTGGATCCGTCGAAGCTGCCGTTCATTCAGCAGCAGATCTGGGAGCTGATTCAGGATGCGAATCTGAAGACAGACCTTGATTTGAGAAACATGCTCTCGCGAGATCACGGAGATCATAAGCATGAGTGGGAGGATGAGCTTACACCTGAAGGAGTTCCGGTCACACTGGCAGAGATGAGTGGAAGCGAGGTCGCTCATCTCATCGAGGATATTGATGGGTATCTGTGTGAGCTTGGTATGGCGCAGATTCGCGATGGGCTGCATGTCCTAGGTAGTATGCCGCCGCTGCCGGAGATGCTCCGGTCGATGACGCGGCTGGTGAATGTAGGGTCGCCGAGTTTACTGGATGGAATCGCTCGCAACGTTGGTTTCGATTACCGCGAGCTTCTTGATGCGCCTGGAAAGAAGTTCGATGATGCAATCACGATCGATGGTACTGCGTGCTATACGCATGCGGATGTTCTTGAAGTGCTGGATCGCGTTGCGCTGGAGCTTTACTCACAATTGGAAGAGTCGGGTTTCCGTGTCGACAGGGTAGAAGAGTCGCAGCGTACGATTGTGGGTTCTGTTTCGAACGAAGTTACAGAAGCTCTCACCTTCGCATGTCACCAGCTTGTTCCAAATTTGGAGCGAGCCAGTGAAGAGGTAGAGCATGTTCTTGATGCGCTGGAGGGTCGGTATGTTCCTGCCGGGCCGGCTGGTGCGCCAACGCGTGGGATGGCACACATTCTTCCAACGGGAAGAAACTTTTACGCTGTCGATCCGCGAGCCTTACCGTCAGAGGCTGCTTGGCGCGTAGGCCAGCAACTCGCACGTGAGGCGATTGAACGTTATCGTTCGGAGGAAAACGAGTATCCCGAGACGGTGGGGCTTAGTGCCTGGGGCACTTCACAGATGCGGACGCATGGAGATGATGTGAGCGAAGTGCTGGCACTGCTTGGCGTACAGCCGGTATGGAACAAGCAGTCGCGCCGGCCTGAAGGGATGACGTTGATCCCACTTGAGAAGCTTGGGCGGCCTCGAATCGATGTGACGCTCCGCATCAGTGGGTTTTTCCGCGACGCGTTTCCTCATCTGATCGATATGATCGACGATGCCTTTTCACTCGTGGTGAATCAGGATGAGCCGTTGGAGATGAACTTTCCCCGCAAGCACTATCTGCGCGACGTCGATAAGAATAAGGATCAGGGAGTTGAGGAGGCCGAGGCGTCGGCGCGGTACAGAATCTTCGGTGCCAAGCCCGGTACGTATGGCGCAGGTATTCAGGCACTGATGGAGACCCAACACTGGAAGAGCGATAGGGATATTGCTCAAGTGTTTTTGGAGTGGGGTGGGTATGCCTATGGGAAAGAAGCAAATGGTGTGGACGCGCGCGGCGTGTTCGCGGAGAGACTAAAAAGCGTACAAGTGGCGTTGCACAACCAGGATAATCGTGAGCACGATATCTTCGATTCAGACGATTATTTTCAGTTTCACGGCGGCATGGTGGCGACCATCCGCGCTCTTACAGGAGTGCAGCCCAAGGCTTACTTCGGTGATAGTTCGCGGCCCGATGCAGTGCGGGTGCGCGATCTGCGAGAAGAGGCTTTGCGCGTCTATCGTTCTCGTGTGATCAACCCGAAGTGGATTGAGAGCATCAAGCGGCATGGTTACAAAGGAGGACTGGAGTTGACCGCGACGGTCGATTACATCTTTGGCTTTGATGCGACAGCACATATCGCTCCCGATTTTGTCTATGAAGGACTCGCTCAACACTATGCGCTGGATACGGATATGCAGGATTTCTTGAAGCAATCCAATCCATGGGCGCTGAATGCGATCGCGGAGCGCCTGCTCGAGGCAAATGAGCGTGGGTTGTGGGAGGAGCCAAAGCCGGAGATCCTTGAAGGGTTGCGCGGAGTTTTGCTGGATAGCGAAAGTCTTCTTGAGGCTCGTGGCGAGTCAAGGAGGACGACCGCATGA
- a CDS encoding aldose epimerase family protein: MTMRWLGIMLLSMTTALAAQGSVTKTAFGTAPDGTAVDLYTLKSEGIEASIMTYGARVVSIKTPDRDGKVANVVLGYSALDGYVADKSTYFGAIVGRYGNRIAFGKFSIDGHQYQIPTNNNANSLHGGTVGFDRLVWQGKAITDGVEMTLVSKDGDQGFPGTLTVHVRYTVHHGALRIDYVESTDKPTVVNLTNHSYFNLAGDGTTTILNDEVMLPADQYTPVDTGLIPTGVLAPVEGTPFDFRKATAIGARIHDDNEQLKIAGGYDHNWVLRGKNGEVKTAGRVYDANSGRVLTVTTTEPGVQFYTGNFLDGTKYGAAQEGHAKNTGLCLETQHFPDSPNHPAFPTTELKPGETRHSTTTFTFSTHAK, translated from the coding sequence ATGACGATGAGATGGCTAGGGATTATGCTGCTTAGCATGACAACTGCGTTGGCAGCACAGGGCTCGGTAACGAAGACCGCATTTGGGACCGCTCCGGATGGCACGGCGGTGGACCTTTACACCTTGAAGAGTGAGGGTATCGAGGCGAGCATTATGACGTATGGAGCGCGTGTGGTGTCGATCAAGACGCCGGATCGCGATGGTAAGGTGGCCAATGTTGTGCTGGGCTACAGTGCGCTGGACGGTTATGTCGCGGACAAGTCAACGTACTTTGGCGCGATCGTTGGACGGTATGGGAACCGGATTGCATTCGGAAAGTTTTCTATCGACGGTCATCAGTATCAGATTCCGACGAACAACAATGCGAATTCGTTGCACGGTGGTACCGTTGGCTTCGACAGGTTGGTGTGGCAGGGGAAGGCCATTACAGATGGAGTGGAGATGACTCTGGTCAGCAAAGATGGCGACCAGGGCTTTCCGGGAACGCTGACGGTGCATGTGCGATACACCGTGCACCATGGAGCGTTGCGCATCGACTACGTCGAGTCCACGGACAAGCCTACGGTTGTTAATCTGACGAACCACTCTTATTTCAACCTCGCGGGTGACGGGACGACGACGATACTCAACGATGAGGTAATGCTGCCGGCAGATCAGTACACGCCGGTTGACACAGGGCTAATTCCTACGGGTGTGCTGGCTCCTGTGGAAGGAACTCCGTTTGATTTTCGCAAAGCGACTGCGATTGGCGCGCGGATTCATGATGACAACGAGCAGTTGAAGATCGCTGGTGGCTACGACCATAACTGGGTCTTGCGAGGCAAGAACGGAGAGGTGAAGACTGCGGGACGTGTCTACGATGCGAACAGTGGACGCGTTTTGACCGTGACCACGACAGAGCCGGGCGTGCAGTTTTATACAGGCAACTTTCTTGACGGGACTAAGTATGGCGCCGCGCAAGAGGGCCATGCCAAGAACACTGGATTGTGCCTGGAGACGCAACACTTTCCTGACTCGCCAAATCATCCTGCGTTTCCGACTACGGAGTTGAAGCCAGGCGAGACCCGGCACAGCACCACGACGTTTACCTTTTCGACGCACGCGAAGTAA
- a CDS encoding SGNH/GDSL hydrolase family protein, whose product MTRHLERSLLPALALLCLHCFTTLPATAASPDHWVGTWATSPLAASNPTAKFGAEGTIGTTLREIVHISLGGGTVRVILTNEFGLDPLTIGAAQIALSSGASGITGTGAPLTFGGQTSVIIPPGALMVSDAITLKVAPLSNLAVSIFLPDQPINQLTLHTFADQTNYLVPGNVVGAPSLDTPQEFFSWDFLKGVDVLSDGDSASIVTFGDSITDGALSTRNANARWPDVLARRLQADKKTNKLGILNEGIGGNRILHDTTGPSALARFDRDVIAQSGVKYVVILESINDIGHATDPNKPYDVVTALDLIVGLGQLATRAHTHGIKVIGATLTPFVGAKYQSPAGEAMRQAVNQWIRTTNQFDAVIDFDKTTTDPTHPGMFQPLDDSGDHLHPGDYGYKTMGESIDLKLFTK is encoded by the coding sequence ATGACCAGGCATCTCGAACGATCTCTCCTCCCCGCTCTCGCGCTTCTTTGCCTCCACTGCTTCACCACACTGCCTGCGACCGCCGCCTCCCCCGATCACTGGGTAGGTACTTGGGCGACCTCTCCCCTAGCGGCCAGCAACCCCACCGCCAAGTTCGGAGCAGAAGGGACAATCGGCACCACCCTGCGGGAGATCGTGCACATCTCGCTCGGAGGAGGCACTGTCCGAGTTATCCTCACCAACGAGTTCGGCCTCGACCCGCTCACCATCGGCGCAGCACAGATCGCCCTCAGCTCCGGCGCTAGCGGAATCACAGGAACCGGAGCTCCGCTCACCTTTGGCGGACAGACCTCCGTCATCATTCCTCCCGGCGCCCTAATGGTCAGCGATGCGATCACCCTGAAAGTCGCTCCTCTCTCCAACCTCGCCGTCAGCATCTTCCTCCCCGACCAGCCCATAAACCAGCTCACCCTCCACACCTTCGCCGACCAAACCAACTACCTCGTCCCCGGCAACGTAGTCGGTGCCCCCTCGCTCGACACACCACAAGAGTTCTTCAGTTGGGACTTTCTCAAAGGAGTTGATGTCCTCTCCGACGGCGACAGTGCCTCCATCGTCACCTTCGGCGACAGCATCACCGACGGTGCCCTCAGCACCCGCAACGCCAACGCCCGCTGGCCCGACGTCCTCGCCCGTCGCCTCCAGGCCGACAAAAAAACCAACAAGCTCGGCATCCTAAACGAGGGCATCGGCGGCAACCGCATCCTCCACGACACCACCGGTCCCTCCGCCCTCGCTCGCTTCGACCGCGACGTCATCGCGCAGTCCGGCGTCAAATACGTCGTCATTTTGGAGAGCATCAACGACATCGGCCACGCCACCGACCCCAACAAGCCCTACGATGTCGTCACCGCACTAGACCTCATCGTCGGCCTCGGCCAGCTCGCCACTCGTGCCCACACCCACGGCATCAAGGTCATAGGCGCAACCCTCACCCCTTTCGTCGGCGCAAAATACCAATCTCCCGCAGGCGAAGCTATGCGTCAGGCCGTCAATCAGTGGATCCGCACCACCAATCAATTCGACGCTGTCATCGACTTCGACAAAACCACCACCGACCCAACTCACCCCGGGATGTTCCAACCGCTAGACGACTCCGGCGACCATCTCCACCCCGGCGACTACGGCTACAAAACCATGGGCGAATCCATCGACCTGAAGCTGTTCACAAAATAA
- a CDS encoding CoA transferase subunit A, with product MNKVVQTAEEAVADIASGSTIMLGGFGLCGIPENLIAALVKRGVTGLHTISNNMGVDGFGMGLMLEAGMIASHIGSYVGENRRLESLVLKGELDLTLIPQGTLAERIRAGGAGIPAFYVPTGLGTVVAEGKETRKIGDRTYVMEHALHADVALVKAWKGDRLGNLVYRKTARNFNPVMATAADLTIAEVEELVEPGELNPDHIVTPGVYVNRILVGTVYRKPIESKFIQSGGAA from the coding sequence ATGAATAAAGTTGTTCAGACAGCAGAGGAAGCGGTTGCGGATATCGCCTCTGGTTCCACGATTATGCTTGGGGGCTTCGGCCTCTGCGGAATTCCGGAGAACCTGATTGCCGCGTTGGTGAAGCGTGGCGTGACTGGGTTGCACACGATCAGCAACAACATGGGTGTGGACGGTTTTGGCATGGGGCTGATGCTGGAAGCGGGGATGATTGCTTCGCACATTGGCAGCTATGTGGGAGAGAATCGGCGGCTCGAGTCGCTGGTGCTGAAGGGCGAGCTTGATTTGACGCTGATTCCGCAGGGAACTCTGGCTGAACGGATTCGCGCTGGTGGTGCGGGGATTCCTGCGTTCTATGTGCCAACGGGGTTGGGTACTGTTGTTGCCGAAGGGAAGGAGACACGCAAGATCGGCGATAGAACGTACGTGATGGAGCATGCGCTGCATGCGGATGTTGCGCTAGTCAAGGCGTGGAAGGGCGATCGTCTTGGGAACTTGGTATATCGCAAGACGGCGAGGAACTTTAATCCTGTGATGGCGACTGCGGCGGATCTGACGATTGCGGAGGTGGAGGAGTTAGTGGAGCCGGGAGAGCTTAATCCGGATCACATTGTTACGCCGGGAGTCTATGTGAATCGCATTCTGGTTGGCACGGTGTACCGCAAACCGATTGAGTCGAAATTTATTCAGTCCGGAGGTGCAGCGTGA
- a CDS encoding HAD family hydrolase → MKLNLPNGPFKAYLFDCDGTIVDSMPLHYVAWKRVLAEWGCEFGEQTFYSWGGMPVTEIIAALNVRDGLAMPIEEVQRRKEALYFEILPELKAVPEVLEHIELSHGHIPFAVVSGSTRESVTASLTTLGILDRFETLVCAGDYERSKPDPQPFLIAAERLGVAPEDCLVFEDTDMGIQAATAAGMASVKVMQPWEREKVSVG, encoded by the coding sequence ATGAAGTTGAATTTGCCAAATGGGCCGTTTAAGGCGTATTTGTTCGACTGCGATGGGACGATTGTTGATTCGATGCCGTTGCACTACGTGGCGTGGAAGAGAGTGCTGGCGGAGTGGGGCTGTGAGTTCGGCGAGCAGACGTTCTATTCGTGGGGCGGAATGCCGGTGACGGAGATCATTGCTGCGCTGAATGTGCGGGATGGGCTGGCGATGCCGATTGAAGAGGTGCAGCGGCGTAAGGAGGCGCTGTACTTCGAGATTCTTCCGGAGCTGAAGGCAGTGCCGGAGGTGTTGGAGCATATTGAGTTGAGCCACGGGCATATTCCGTTTGCGGTGGTGTCGGGGAGTACGCGGGAGTCGGTGACGGCTTCGTTGACGACGCTGGGAATACTTGATCGGTTCGAGACGCTGGTTTGTGCGGGCGACTATGAACGGAGCAAGCCTGATCCGCAGCCGTTCTTGATTGCTGCGGAGAGGCTTGGTGTCGCGCCTGAGGATTGCCTGGTGTTTGAAGATACGGATATGGGGATCCAGGCGGCCACGGCGGCGGGGATGGCTTCGGTAAAGGTGATGCAGCCATGGGAGCGGGAGAAGGTTTCGGTTGGTTGA
- a CDS encoding 3-oxoacid CoA-transferase subunit B has product MTGKERIARRIAREFKDGFYVNLGIGLPTMIAGYVPAGIDVMFQSENGMLGVGAPPTDECADPDLINAGKQPVTELPGCSFFSSEESFAMIRGGHMDMSILGAMQVDEHGNLANWTIPGKMVKGMGGAMDLVAGARRVIVAMEHQTKDGGSRILKECTLPLTGQSVVHDIVTELCWIRVTREGLLLTEVAEGFDAAEVQARTEAKLTVSPDLCVMTVGGGVSRSV; this is encoded by the coding sequence GTGACAGGTAAAGAGCGGATTGCACGACGGATTGCGCGGGAGTTCAAAGACGGATTTTATGTGAACCTCGGAATTGGTTTGCCAACGATGATTGCGGGATACGTGCCTGCTGGGATTGATGTGATGTTTCAGTCGGAGAATGGAATGCTCGGTGTGGGCGCGCCGCCGACGGATGAGTGTGCCGATCCGGATTTGATTAATGCGGGAAAGCAACCCGTGACGGAGTTGCCGGGCTGCTCGTTTTTTTCGAGCGAAGAGTCGTTTGCGATGATTCGTGGCGGGCATATGGATATGAGCATCCTTGGGGCGATGCAGGTGGATGAGCACGGCAACCTCGCTAACTGGACAATACCGGGCAAGATGGTGAAGGGCATGGGCGGGGCGATGGATTTGGTTGCGGGGGCGCGTCGCGTGATTGTGGCGATGGAGCACCAAACCAAGGATGGCGGTTCACGAATATTGAAAGAGTGCACGCTTCCATTGACTGGACAGAGTGTGGTGCACGATATCGTGACGGAGCTGTGCTGGATTCGTGTGACCCGCGAGGGATTGTTGTTGACCGAGGTGGCGGAAGGGTTCGATGCTGCTGAGGTGCAGGCTCGGACGGAGGCGAAACTCACCGTCTCACCTGATCTATGCGTGATGACTGTAGGGGGCGGCGTTTCGAGATCGGTTTGA